TGCTTCGCCTGCTCCAGCGCCTCTCGCGGCTTGCCAACGAACTTGGCTGCCAGAGCCTCGGTTTCACTCATCAGCTCCTCGACCTTGACCACTTTATCGACCAGGCCGATGCGGTACGCTTCCT
Above is a genomic segment from Dehalococcoidales bacterium containing:
- a CDS encoding enoyl-CoA hydratase-related protein, with product EAYRIGLVDKVVKVEELMSETEALAAKFVGKPREALEQAKQSYVNVVNMDHKAAVTWETLLLCRLFDTGERKRIMERFLKK